A DNA window from Primulina tabacum isolate GXHZ01 chromosome 12, ASM2559414v2, whole genome shotgun sequence contains the following coding sequences:
- the LOC142520945 gene encoding uncharacterized protein LOC142520945 — MSLLEIITKASSASTTMSEEELNYPIILNPDPIIISLKPESEDPKSKRPIKKMTGWEISQTDKELIESGENFCKQLRRKLKNANHHGKDEFLELVIYHLKKIGEKFEISIKLDQLEEGYACRLIEKLGRSMGRDVRSLILEACIVFEVWGVLESLVTNGLVEHSCTSNLVNNLIEKRKSNLIDLCVKHLSDIQAYELMCILKYFLLLPDDGYESLVAVRKDWESQALLAIEKASGNEISGKHKSLAKDASLLVMLAHDGFSVAELCLHSLFSSRNLDEVIFSACIGKLNGEELKALIRYLGKWLRKYERFPQVVPCPKASSAFGLKVCDWIPTLENVIKGLSLVVDEHFSSLALQSEFREELRSFEDVVNSLASEARLCGTLAILTEKL; from the coding sequence ATGTCTTTGTTGGAGATAATTACAAAAGCTTCGTCGGCCAGCACTACAATGTCGGAGGAAGAGTTAAACTATCCCATTATTCTTAATCCAGACCCTATTATTATCAGCTTAAAGCCAGAATCTGAGGACCCGAAATCTAAACGTCCTATAAAAAAGATGACGGGTTGGGAAATTTCTCAGACAGATAAGGAACTTATCGAATCAGGGGAAAATTTCTGTAAGCAACTGAGAAGGAAGTTGAAGAATGCGAACCATCATGGTAAAGATGAGTTCTTGGAGCTCGTCATTTATCATTTAAAGAAAATtggggagaaatttgagatttcgattaaactggatcagttggaggaAGGGTATGCCTGTAGGTTGATCGAGAAATTGGGGCGTTCAATGGGTAGAGATGTGAGGAGTTTGATTCTGGAGGCTTGTATTGTTTTCGAGGTTTGGGGTGTTTTGGAGAGTTTGGTAACTAATGGCCTTGTGGAACATTCTTGTACTTCAAATTTGgttaataatttgattgaaaaaCGAAAGtcgaatttgattgatttgTGTGTGAAGCATTTATCAGATATACAGGCTTATGAGTTGATGTGTATTTTGAAGTATTTTTTGCTGCTGCCTGATGACGGGTACGAGAGTTTGGTCGCAGTGAGGAAGGATTGGGAGAGTCAGGCACTGCTAGCGATTGAGAAAGCAAGTGGTAATGAAATTAGTGGCAAACATAAGAGCTTGGCGAAGGATGCTTCGCTTCTGGTCATGCTGGCACATGATGGATTTTCGGTTGCAGAATTGTGCTTGCATAGTTTATTTTCGTCTCGGAATTTGGATGAGGTAATCTTTTCAGCTTGTATTGGCAAGTTGAATGGCGAGGAGTTGAAGGCTTTGATTCGATACTTGGGGAAATGGCTTAGGAAATATGAGAGATTTCCTCAAGTGGTCCCTTGTCCGAAGGCGTCGTCAGCATTTGGCTTAAAGGTTTGTGATTGGATCCCGACGTTGGAAAATGTCATAAAGGGTCTTAGCTTGGTTGTGGATGAGCATTTTTCTTCACTGGCTTTGCAATCCGAGTTTCGTGAGGAGTTGAGATCTTTTGAGGACGTTGTTAATTCATTAGCTTCTGAAGCAAGGCTTTGTGGTACTTTGGCAATTTTAACTGAGAAATTATGA